A genomic stretch from Campylobacter lari subsp. concheus includes:
- a CDS encoding acetyl-CoA carboxylase carboxyltransferase subunit alpha, translating into MASYLDFEKNIQQIDEDLANAKIKGDDEAVKILEKNLEKETQKVYKNLSDYQRLQLARHPDRPYALDYIQAILSDAYEIHGDRAFRDDPAIVCYAGYIGGKKVIVIGEQKGRGTKDKLHRNFGMPHPEGYRKALRVAKIAEKFDIPVLFLVDTPGAYPGVGAEERGQSEAIARNLYELSALKTITIAVVIGEGGSGGALAIGVADKLAMMKNSVFSVISPEGCAAILWNDPSKSEAATKAMKVTADDLKTQGLIDDVIDEPISGAHRDKENAIKNLSDYVVKAIEELEQYDKRELAALRMQKIFKFGAFSE; encoded by the coding sequence ATGGCTTCTTATTTAGATTTTGAAAAAAATATTCAGCAAATTGATGAAGATTTAGCAAATGCTAAAATCAAAGGTGATGATGAAGCGGTAAAAATTTTAGAAAAAAATCTTGAAAAAGAAACTCAAAAAGTTTATAAAAATTTAAGCGATTATCAACGCTTACAGCTTGCAAGACATCCTGATCGTCCTTATGCACTTGATTATATCCAAGCTATATTAAGCGATGCTTATGAAATTCATGGCGATCGTGCTTTTAGAGATGATCCTGCTATTGTGTGTTATGCAGGTTATATAGGTGGTAAAAAAGTTATTGTTATAGGTGAGCAAAAAGGTAGAGGTACTAAAGATAAACTTCATAGAAATTTTGGTATGCCTCATCCTGAAGGTTATAGAAAAGCCTTAAGAGTAGCAAAAATAGCTGAGAAATTTGACATACCGGTGTTATTTTTAGTAGATACTCCAGGTGCTTACCCGGGAGTGGGTGCTGAAGAGCGTGGTCAAAGTGAAGCTATAGCTAGAAATTTATATGAGTTAAGTGCCCTTAAAACAATCACTATAGCAGTAGTTATAGGCGAAGGTGGAAGTGGTGGTGCTTTAGCCATAGGAGTAGCTGATAAACTTGCTATGATGAAAAATTCAGTTTTTTCTGTGATTTCACCTGAGGGTTGTGCTGCTATTTTATGGAATGATCCGTCAAAAAGTGAAGCTGCAACTAAAGCAATGAAAGTAACTGCTGATGATTTAAAAACTCAGGGTTTAATTGATGATGTCATCGATGAGCCTATAAGTGGAGCTCATAGAGATAAAGAAAATGCTATTAAAAATTTAAGTGATTATGTAGTAAAAGCTATAGAAGAATTAGAACAATACGATAAGCGTGAGTTGGCAGCATTAAGAATGCAAAAGATCTTTAAATTTGGAGCTTTTTCTGAATGA